One window from the genome of Malus domestica chromosome 01, GDT2T_hap1 encodes:
- the LOC114826184 gene encoding uncharacterized protein, whose translation MLARRFLYTKPPNPISPTPISTPNTTPAFCPPLSPPEDPLLFVGGGRGSDSGDGGRDGVDDGCDGVGAGGGGDGDGVGADGGCDGVGDGGGGDGDGVGADGDGVGADGGCDGVRAGDGGDGDGVGADGGADGDGDDDGDVVSPPVGAGRGAPNPNWLKEVTNLT comes from the coding sequence ATGTTAGCGCGGCGTTTCTTGTACACGAAGCCACCAAACCCGATCAGTCCTACCCCGATCAGCACTCCAAACACCACCCCTGCCTTCTGTCCACCACTCAGTCCTCCTGAAGACCCTTTGCTATTTGTAGGTGGTGGACGTGGTTCAGATTCTGGTGATGGTGGCAGAGACGGTGTTGATGATGGCTGTGATGGTGTCGGagctggtggtggtggtgatggtgatggtgtcGGAGCTGATGGTGGCTGTGATGGTGTcggagatggtggtggtggtgatggtgatggtgttggAGCTGATGGTGATGGTGTCGGAGCTGATGGTGGCTGTGATGGTGTCAGAGCtggtgatggtggtgatggtgatggtgtcGGAGCTGATGGTGGTgctgatggtgatggtgatgatgatggcgATGTCGTTAGCCCTCCAGTGGGCGCAGGCCGTGGTGCGCCCAATCCAAACTGGTTGAAGgaagtcacaaacttaacatag
- the LOC103431028 gene encoding caffeoylshikimate esterase-like produces MAHPIAEANEESPYGALTPEAFYSRHNVSHASEYTTNPRGLKLFTQWWTPLPPTEIVGTLAIVHGFTGETSWFVQLTAVHFAKSGFAVCAIDHQGHGFSDGLIAHIPDINLVVDDCISFFDSFRANHAPKNRPSFLYSESLGGAIALLVTLRQGSGAWDGLILNGAMCGISPKFKPPWPLEHLLFLVAAVIPTWRVVPTRGSLPDVSFKEEWKRKLALASPRRTVARPRAATALELLRVCKELQGKFEEVEVPLLIVHGGDDVVCDPACAEELYRRASSKDKTLRIHEGLWHQLVGEPQEKVDLVFGEMVEWLRTRAQRAAAANGGGGA; encoded by the coding sequence ATGGCGCACCCGATTGCGGAGGCGAACGAGGAAAGCCCCTACGGCGCGTTAACTCCGGAGGCCTTCTATTCCCGCCACAACGTCTCCCACGCATCCGAGTACACCACAAACCCCCGAGGCCTCAAGCTCTTCACCCAGTGGTGGACCCCACTGCCTCCGACTGAGATCGTCGGGACCCTCGCCATCGTCCACGGCTTCACCGGCGAGACCAGCTGGTTCGTCCAGCTCACCGCCGTCCACTTCGCCAAGTCCGGCTTCGCCGTCTGCGCCATCGACCACCAGGGCCATGGATTCTCTGATGGACTCATCGCTCACATCCCCGACATCAACCTCGTAGTCGACGACTGCATCTCTTTCTTCGACTCGTTTCGTGCCAACCACGCGCCGAAGAACCGCCCCTCGTTCCTCTACTCTGAGTCCCTCGGCGGCGCGATCGCCCTTCTCGTCACGCTCCGGCAAGGAAGCGGCGCGTGGGACGGTCTCATCCTCAACGGCGCCATGTGCGGGATCAGCCCCAAGTTCAAGCCGCCGTGGCCGCTCGAGCACCTGCTCTTCCTCGTGGCCGCGGTGATCCCGACATGGAGGGTGGTTCCCACGCGTGGGTCGCTCCCGGACGTGTCGTTCAAGGAGGAGTGGAAGCGGAAGCTGGCGCTGGCGAGTCCGAGGAGGACGGTGGCGAGGCCACGCGCTGCGACGGCGCTTGAGCTGCTGAGAGTGTGCAAGGAGCTGCAGGGGAAATTCGAGGAGGTGGAGGTGCCGCTGTTGATAGTCCATGGGGGCGACGACGTCGTCTGCGACCCCGCATGCGCGGAGGAGCTGTACAGGCGCGCGTCTAGCAAGGACAAAACGCTCAGGATCCACGAGGGCTTGTGGCACCAGCTGGTTGGCGAGCCCCAGGAGAAAGTGGACTTGGTGTTCGGTGAAATGGTGGAGTGGCTTCGTACTCGAGCTCAACGCGCCGCCGCCGCGAATGGAGGTGGTGGTGCCTAG